The DNA region TAGCAGCGCTCACCGTTATCGACGAATCGCAAGCCTTAACCAACAGTGACGACGGCCAGTGTGGCTGTCGTTCGATCAGACGGACGGCGCTATGGCAGACAAGATCATTTCAAGCACGACACACGACGCCCACATGAACGTCAAGGATCACATTTCCGATGGCTGGGTAGCCAGTGTGTGCATCGTGCCGAAGGGCGCGTCGAAGGGCAACGAACACATCCAGCTCGACACGGTCTTCGAACGTGAAGAGGCCGCATGGGAATCGGTCGAGACGCTTGCCCGCGCCGAACTCAACAATCTGAAATAGCGCGCCACCACACTATCGAATCGCTGTGTGCAGGCCGCAATAGCTCCCACATTGCTCGTCTTTCAGTACGGCATCCCGGGCATCCCTTCATTGCATTGCATGATTGTTGGCCGAAGGTAGCGCCGTTCCTGGCTCTGCTTCCGGGCGACTGCAATCTAGCGATGGGCCGGCCCGGCGGAGTAAACTGTTAAAGGGAGTCCGTCATTGCCGACAGCAAGGTTCAGGCTGTGTCGCGGCGAACTCAGATATTCCCACCCCACGGCGGTGCTCGCCGTCCGCACGAATTCACTGGAGGCCCGACATGTATCAACGCATTCTGGTAGCGATCGACGGCAGCGAGACGTCCGGACATGCATTCGAAAGCGCACTGCAACTCGCTCGTGATAATGGCGCGCAATTGCAGCCGCTCTATGTGATCGACAACCCAGTGATGGCATACGACGCCTCCGGCTACGATCCGACCGTCCTGCGCAACGCCTGCATGCAGGAAGGCCAGCAGGTACTGGCGGATGCATTGGCGCGCATGGAGCATGAGAACGTTGCCGGCGTGCCGCGGATCGTCGACGTCGAGCCGATCGGCGAAGACATTGCGGAACGCATCCGCATTTCGGCCAACGAATTCAATGCGGACCTGCTGGTGCTCGGCACGCACGGGCGGCGCGGTTTCAAGCGCCTGTTTCTGGGCAGTGTGGCAGAGCGCGTCGTGCGCAGTGCGCACCTGCCGGTGTTACTGGTGCCGAGCCGGCAAGCGCACGCCACCGTCGCACAGGCCGCCAAGCCGGGACATGCCGACATCGCCGCGGCGATGTACGAACTGCCGCGCTAACGCAGGCCCAGGCATCGCCAGCGCAGGCATGCCGTGGCTGCGGCAGCGGTTGAACACGCCGCTAGTGGCCGGCGTAGCGATCTTCGTCGTGGCCACATCGGCGGCACCGGCTGGCGTGCTGGGACCCAAACAATGGGGCCAACGTGCGCCGATCGCATCGCTCAGCGAGTGCATGGCTTCACCACGCTGCTTCGGCAATTGGCCGACGCGCCCACGCTTCTGCTGTGCACCCTGACCGTCTGGCTCCCTATGCTGCCCGGCGTCTGGCTGGCTCGCCGGGAGATTCACCTGCATTAAGGCCGCGCGGGTCGCATGCGAGGGCTGCCGGCTCCATCCACGACGCGCCTGACTGATCTGGCTCCCATCGAACTGAATCGTCAGACGTACAAACACGAGAATTCTGGCGACGGCGCGCGCGTCACTACACAACGCCGCGCGAGCGAGGCCGCATCTCACTTCGGGCTACGAATCGTCGGCAACGTCGACGGAGCTTGCGTCTCACGCTCGACGAGAGCGCGACATGACCGTTGCGGCCTCAACCTTTTTCAAAGGAAAGCGTGCTTGCACCGCCCGAAGGGTATACAGTCGGTGTACGGGTCGCGTTTGACGCCCCTTATTCTGGAATGACCATGCGATCACAAATCAAAGTTGCACCACGTACGAGCGGCACTATGAGCGAATACGCTCTGTCGCGTCAGGCACAAGCACTTCTGCTCGAACGGGCGGACCAGGCGCGGACGGAACAACGGCGCGTCAATGATGCCCGCATTGATTCCAACGCAAGCAAGTGGCGCTATTCCGTGGCGTTGACAGGCAGTTGATGTCGGGCAGGCAGGAGGAATGAAGGAGTACAACATGACCACAGCGTGGTGGGGCGTTCTAGTCGGGATGGCGATAATAATTATCGTATCCCATTACCGATATCGGCAAGGTTTGGTGGGCAAGTAGAAGGTTGACAGACTGAATCAGTATGCAGTGGTCGGCGGAACCGGACCATCTTCATGCAGCCAGGCTCTGTGCGCGCAGCGGCGGAAAGACCGGTCCCGGCATCGGGCGAAACATCAGCATTCCGGAGCTTCCCTCCAGACAAAGGACCGATGTGTCGCATCATCAACTCGAACAGGATATCGTTCACCTCGAACACATATTTCCACAGCTCGCGGCCAGTAGCGCCCTTGGGCTAGTCTATTGGCGTCGGCGTATCACGGCGCTCGAACCAGCGCAGTCATTGCTTCCCGATGGCGCACGCCGCGTAACGCGTCTACTGTCGATAATCGACCAGATAGACGACGCAACTCACCCATCGTAGCGGTAGCGTACGCATTCGTCGTAGCGCCAGCGTCATAGTGGCGTCGTCGATAACGCGTGACGTTTGGCCTTCCTTTAAGGCTGCGGACACGGTTCAACCGGATTACGGCCGCCCAGCACACGAATAGCGCGGCGCTCACTCGCGACTTCGAATATCGCAATACAACGAATCGAAAAAGACGCCGATGAGGTGCTTCCCGGCTATCGACAATTATTCGTGACATGACATCGGTCCTGCGCACGCACTCAAGGCCGTTCAAGAGATTGGGGTAACGCGCCAAGTTGCCGGAACACGGACAGCCAGTCCTCGAGGTGCCACGTCTTCGCAATCAGATTTCCGCGCATCTGGTGGAAAGAGTGAATCGCGAATCTGATGTGTTTGGAACTCGCGGCAATACCAAGCAGTGTCCCGGTCTGAGTTCCGCCGATCTCCGCGCGAACGCCTACCCGGTCGTCATGAACGAGCACGTCGAGAATCGTCACTCTCAGGTCGGGAAGTGCTTGAGCAAGATTGTCGAACAATTGCACCATCTGGTCGGGTCCCGCCACAACTCCGGCAGGCTCGGGAATCTATTCCCAGTCAGGGGTGACGACCCGTCGCAGCAACGCGACGTTCTTTTGCTCGAAAGCGCGGTAGAAGTCTTCAATCGCTTGGCGAGCGAGATGTTCGTCGGCGGGCCGGGTCATGTTCCAATACTCCTGACGAATGCACACGGCGAGCCGTGGACTCGCCGATGCTACACGCTTTTCCCTGTCGAGTTCAGCGATGCGAATTGGCATCCGGCAAACACGCGGACATGAAAGAAGGTATTCTTCCTGATCCGCATGCCGCATTGAGCCGGAGATTAACGCATGATAACGGCGTGACAGAAAGTAAGAAGCTGTCGAATCCGATATGAAGTATCGAAAAGCAGTAGTCATGTCACGATGCTTT from Paraburkholderia aromaticivorans includes:
- a CDS encoding universal stress protein, translating into MYQRILVAIDGSETSGHAFESALQLARDNGAQLQPLYVIDNPVMAYDASGYDPTVLRNACMQEGQQVLADALARMEHENVAGVPRIVDVEPIGEDIAERIRISANEFNADLLVLGTHGRRGFKRLFLGSVAERVVRSAHLPVLLVPSRQAHATVAQAAKPGHADIAAAMYELPR
- a CDS encoding ester cyclase; its protein translation is MVQLFDNLAQALPDLRVTILDVLVHDDRVGVRAEIGGTQTGTLLGIAASSKHIRFAIHSFHQMRGNLIAKTWHLEDWLSVFRQLGALPQSLERP